A section of the Mycobacteriales bacterium genome encodes:
- a CDS encoding heavy metal translocating P-type ATPase — MNATEIAVVIGGIAVIAALAWYFFAPRKAVGAQLEGGRQVVDITVRGGYSPNRVTVEAGKPVRLRFDRQENSDCSARVVFPDLRKSASLAAFGTTVLDLDITEPGEYSWACGMNMLHGTLIAEAPSSSADGGGAPERSTTPAADAHQHGAGHETARAVGVGPRLDAGPARERAEFALPGALRSLPTDVARAEASLQALPGVESAQVNFGMERAVVMYDPDITTADSLTDAVAKATGFKARLRAEPGSESTEDAEAADRKAEVKDLKIRVGLGALLTAPVLYAAMVMGLFGEQYVPDVLMNRWVQLALTLPVFLWIGWPIHATGWRALRNRSAEMNSLIALGTLAAFGYSVVATVVPDVLPEDTREVYYEVVSFIVTVILLGRLVEARARAGTGDAIRALVGLVPATARVVRDGLEVEIPVADVKVGDQLKVKPGEKIPVDGELVTGTSNVDESMVTGESVPVAKAAGDELIGATVNQTGAFTMRATRVGSDTALAQIIRLVQEAQTSKAPIQRVVDKVSSYFVPAVLFLAVATFVLWFVLGPELPLAVVATVSVLIIACPCALGLATPLSIMVATGKGAQSGVLVKSAEALETAHKLHTIVLDKTGTITRGKPSLTDVVTVDGQDEDELLRLVAAAEVDSEHPLASAIVTGARDQGLDLPAVTTFDSVTGKGVRATVDGRELLIGNARLLRDASIDTAGLDAHADRLADEGKTPMYVAVDGKAAGLVAVADTVRPDSKAAIRRLQDMGLEVVMITGDNPRTANAVARQVGITRVLAEVLPDQKAAEVRALQDEGKVVAMVGDGINDSPALAQADVGVAIGTGTDVAIEAADVTLMSGELKGLVTAVALSRATMRNIRQNLVLAFGYNAAAIPIAAGLLYPFTGALLSPMIAAGAMALSSISVVLNAARLNAFTPPVVAADVPPTAGTATTARQTARTRG; from the coding sequence ATGAACGCCACTGAGATCGCCGTCGTCATCGGCGGCATCGCCGTCATCGCCGCGCTCGCCTGGTACTTCTTCGCACCGCGCAAGGCCGTCGGCGCCCAGCTCGAAGGGGGCCGGCAGGTCGTCGACATCACGGTCCGGGGCGGCTACTCCCCGAACCGCGTCACCGTCGAGGCCGGCAAGCCTGTCCGGTTGCGCTTCGACCGGCAGGAGAACAGCGACTGCTCCGCCCGGGTCGTGTTCCCGGATCTGCGCAAGAGCGCGTCGCTGGCCGCGTTCGGCACCACCGTGCTCGACCTCGACATCACCGAGCCGGGCGAGTACTCCTGGGCCTGCGGCATGAACATGCTCCACGGCACCCTCATCGCCGAGGCCCCAAGCAGCAGCGCCGACGGCGGCGGCGCCCCCGAGCGCAGCACGACGCCGGCCGCCGACGCGCACCAGCACGGCGCCGGGCATGAGACCGCCCGCGCGGTCGGCGTAGGACCGCGGCTGGACGCCGGCCCGGCCCGCGAGCGCGCGGAGTTCGCGCTGCCCGGCGCTCTCCGGAGCCTGCCGACCGACGTCGCCCGCGCCGAGGCCAGCCTGCAGGCCCTTCCCGGCGTCGAGAGCGCCCAGGTGAACTTCGGCATGGAACGAGCCGTCGTCATGTACGACCCCGACATCACGACCGCCGACTCGCTCACCGACGCCGTCGCGAAGGCCACCGGCTTTAAGGCACGGCTCCGCGCCGAGCCGGGCAGCGAGAGCACCGAGGACGCCGAGGCCGCCGACCGCAAGGCCGAGGTCAAGGACCTCAAGATCCGCGTCGGCCTGGGCGCGCTGCTCACGGCCCCGGTGCTGTACGCGGCGATGGTGATGGGCCTGTTCGGAGAGCAGTACGTGCCGGATGTCCTGATGAACCGGTGGGTCCAGCTCGCCCTGACGCTGCCGGTGTTCCTCTGGATCGGCTGGCCCATCCACGCCACCGGCTGGCGGGCCCTGCGCAACCGCAGCGCCGAGATGAACAGCCTCATCGCGCTCGGCACCCTCGCCGCGTTCGGCTACAGCGTCGTCGCGACCGTCGTCCCTGACGTATTGCCCGAAGACACGCGGGAGGTCTACTACGAGGTCGTCTCGTTCATCGTCACGGTCATCCTGCTCGGGCGCCTCGTCGAGGCCCGGGCCCGCGCCGGCACCGGCGACGCGATCCGCGCCCTCGTCGGGCTCGTCCCGGCCACCGCACGGGTCGTCCGCGACGGCCTGGAGGTCGAGATCCCGGTCGCGGACGTGAAGGTCGGCGACCAGCTCAAGGTGAAGCCGGGCGAGAAGATCCCCGTCGACGGCGAGCTCGTCACGGGCACCTCGAACGTGGACGAGTCGATGGTGACCGGCGAGAGCGTCCCGGTCGCCAAGGCCGCCGGCGACGAGCTGATCGGCGCGACGGTCAACCAGACCGGCGCGTTCACGATGCGCGCCACCCGCGTCGGCAGCGACACGGCGCTGGCGCAGATCATCAGGCTCGTCCAGGAGGCCCAGACGTCCAAGGCCCCGATCCAGCGGGTCGTGGACAAGGTGTCGAGCTACTTCGTCCCGGCGGTGCTGTTCCTGGCCGTCGCGACGTTCGTCCTGTGGTTCGTCCTCGGGCCGGAGCTCCCGCTCGCGGTCGTCGCGACCGTCAGCGTCCTGATCATCGCGTGCCCGTGCGCGCTCGGCCTCGCGACACCGCTGTCGATCATGGTCGCTACCGGGAAGGGCGCGCAGTCCGGTGTCCTGGTCAAGAGCGCCGAGGCGCTAGAAACCGCGCACAAGCTCCACACGATCGTGCTCGACAAGACCGGCACCATCACCCGCGGCAAGCCCTCGCTCACAGACGTCGTCACCGTCGACGGGCAGGACGAGGACGAGCTGCTCCGCCTGGTCGCCGCCGCCGAGGTCGACAGCGAGCACCCCCTCGCGTCGGCGATCGTCACGGGCGCCCGCGACCAGGGCCTGGACCTGCCGGCGGTCACGACGTTCGACTCGGTCACCGGCAAGGGCGTCCGCGCCACCGTCGACGGGCGCGAGCTGCTCATCGGCAACGCCCGGCTCCTGCGCGACGCGAGCATCGACACGGCAGGGCTCGACGCGCACGCCGACCGGCTCGCCGACGAGGGCAAGACCCCGATGTACGTCGCCGTCGACGGCAAGGCCGCCGGGCTCGTCGCCGTCGCCGACACCGTCCGGCCGGACAGCAAGGCCGCTATCCGCAGACTGCAGGACATGGGCCTGGAAGTCGTGATGATCACCGGGGACAACCCGCGGACCGCGAACGCCGTCGCCCGGCAGGTCGGCATCACCCGCGTCCTCGCGGAGGTCCTGCCGGACCAGAAGGCCGCAGAGGTCCGCGCGCTGCAGGACGAGGGCAAGGTCGTCGCGATGGTCGGCGACGGCATCAACGACAGCCCCGCGCTCGCCCAGGCCGACGTCGGCGTCGCCATCGGCACCGGCACCGACGTCGCGATCGAGGCCGCTGACGTGACCCTCATGTCCGGCGAGCTCAAGGGCTTGGTCACCGCCGTCGCGCTGTCCCGCGCGACGATGCGCAACATCCGGCAGAACCTCGTCCTGGCGTTCGGCTACAACGCCGCCGCCATCCCGATCGCCGCCGGGCTGCTCTACCCGTTCACCGGCGCGCTGCTGTCGCCGATGATCGCCGCCGGGGCGATGGCCCTGTCGAGCATCAGCGTCGTCCTGAACGCCGCGCGCCTCAACGCCTTCACGCCGCCCGTCGTCGCCGCCGACGTCCCACCGACCGCCGGGACCGCGACGACGGCCCGCCAGACCGCCCGGACTCGCGGCTGA
- a CDS encoding metalloregulator ArsR/SmtB family transcription factor encodes MATDHAHPVDPKRVAAAKARLIDTEEAGRLAGLLGLLADPTRARILYALDLVDELCVGDLSLALEATEDSVGYALRVLRTAGLVSTRKDGRVVYYRLSHGFPEPLRDHCLRALVDLSRTVADTDD; translated from the coding sequence ATGGCGACAGACCACGCCCACCCCGTGGACCCGAAACGGGTCGCCGCCGCGAAGGCCCGGCTCATCGACACCGAGGAGGCCGGGCGCCTCGCCGGGCTCCTGGGGCTGCTCGCGGACCCGACCCGCGCCCGGATCCTCTACGCCCTGGACCTGGTCGACGAGCTCTGCGTCGGCGACCTGTCGCTGGCGCTGGAGGCGACCGAGGACTCCGTCGGTTACGCCCTGCGCGTCCTGCGGACCGCCGGGCTGGTCAGCACCCGCAAGGACGGTCGGGTCGTCTACTACCGCCTCTCCCACGGCTTCCCCGAGCCGCTTCGCGACCACTGCCTGCGCGCCCTGGTCGACCTGTCCCGCACCGTCGCCGACACCGACGACTAA